The Polyangium mundeleinium genome contains the following window.
TCTCGTAGACGCCCTGCACCGCCTTGAGGCTCGTCTCCGAGGCCGGGAGCTTGAGCAGCTCGCGGGCGATGACGACCTTGCCGGTGTCGTCGGCCTTGGCGATCGCGTCGATCATCGGCTGCACCGCCTCCTCGCGGCCGATGCTGCCGAGGATGAGCGCGGAGGGCGCGACGTGCGCCGTGTCCGCCTGCTTCGTGGCGGCCTCGGGCACCTTGCCGTCCTCGCCCTTGTTCGCGAGGAGGAACTCCTCCTTCGCGTACTTCACGAGATCGGCGTCGGCGCCCTGGAGGAGCTTCACCGTCGGCTCGATCGAGGGCTTGCCGATCTTGATGAGCGCGTAGATCGCCGTCGCTTGCGCGTCCGCCTTCGTGGGCGAGAGGACGATCTTGATGAGCGGCTGCACCGCCTTCGCGCTCTTGAGCTGGCCGAGGATTTCGGCACAGGTGATCTGCCAGTAGAACTGGTCCTTGAGGACGTTGATGTCCTTGCGGTCGGCGATCGGGACCTCGATCTTCTTGACGCAGTCGCCTTCCCAGGAGGGCTCGGCGAGCTCGAGCAGCGCGTCGTGCACGTCGCGCGTGATGAGCGAGGCCTTCGGCTTCGAGTGGCGGAGCTTCGAGAACGCCTCGAAGAGCGGGCCCGCCGCCTCCTTCGCCTTCATCGGCCCGACGCCGCGCGCTGCGGCGCGCACGTCTTCTTCCGTGCTGTCGGGCTTGTAGTCCTTCAGCGTCTTGATGAGGCACGGCGCGCCGCGGGCATCACGCGCGTCGGAGAGGAACTTGACGACCTTCGACTGCGTCTTCTCGTCGAGATCGCCGTTCGCGCAGATCTGCGACATCGGCTCGACGATCTTGTCGAGCAGCGGCTTGACGTTCGGACCGTTCCTGTCCTTGTTGTCCTTCGTCATCGCGTCTTCGAAGAACTGGACGAGGCGGCTCACGGCAGGCACGCGCGTGGCCGGCTCCGAGAGCTTCTTGACGTGCGTCAGGGGGTCGTTCTCATCCCCCCCACAGCCAACGACGGCGCTCGTGGCGACGGTCACCCCCGAGGCAAATACGGCCCCCAGGAGGAGCGAACGAAGGGTGGGGTAAATTCGGCGTGCAGTGCGGACCATGTCTTCCTCCGGCGTTCCCTCAGGAGCGGCCTTGGCACGGCGGTCGTGCGTTGGATGGGTCCTAGATGCCCCCCGCATCACGACGACCACGGTGCCACTAGCGAGCGGAAACGAATGACAGCGCGTTGCCGAAGACCAGCGGGTTGCGTTCCCCGGAAGGCCAAGTCCCCCGGATGACTACAGAAAGCGACCCAACTCGCCTGCGATCTAGGGTCCGCACGCTATGCGTGGTCGCTCGACGTGTCAACGAACCCGCGAAAGCGCGAGCGCTCGGCGGAGCCCCAGCGCGAATAAACGGTCAGGCATCACACCGCGTAGGGTCGTCATCGTGAGCCCGTCTCGACCGACGATCGTCCGGAACGGGGGAGACGGCGCTCCGACGAGGCGCGCGAGGGTGCGACCCACCTCGTCCGGCGGCGGCGCGCGCCGCGCTCCACCGATGGCGAGATCCTCGATCCTGCGGATGAGCGCTCCGTAGGGGCCCTCGTCGGCGACGTGCGCGCCGCGCTTCAGGTTCTCGAAGAAGATCGGCGTGCGGAAGGTGCCGGGCGCGACGACGAGGACGTCGATCCCGAAGGACTCGACTTCCCAGCGCAGCGCCTCGCTGAAACCCTCCACGGCGTGCTTCGTGGCCGCGTAGATCGCGAGGCACGGCATGGCCACGCGGCCCGAGGTGCTCGACACGTTGAGGATGCGGCCGCGGCCGGCGCCGCGCATCGAGGGGAGGATCGCGCGCGTGGTCGCCATGAGGCCGAGCACGTTCGTCTCGAGCTGGAGGCGCACGTCTTCTTCCGATTGCTCCTCGAAGGGTCCGCCGATCGCGATGCCCGCGTTGTTGACGAGCGCGAAGAAGGGCCCGTACTTGAGGACGAGCTCGCGGATCTTGTCGCCCACGTTGGCCGAGGTCACGTCGAGCTGCTCGATGTCGAGCGAGACGTTGCGCGCCTTCGCGGCCTTCTCCAGGGCCTCGCGTCGGGCGAGGTCGCGCATCGTCGCCACGACCTTGTGCCCCGCCGCCGCGCACTCGATCGCCGCCGACAAACCGATGCCGCTCGACGTCCCCGTGATCAGGACAAGCTCTGCCACGCGCGGCAGTTTAGCCGATGATCATCGATTCCGAGAGCAACTTGCCCTCGGCGAACCTGCGCAGGTTCCAGCGGTCGAAGAGCGGCAGCTTCGTGCCCTCGGCGATGTGCTGCGCGAGGAGCTTGCCCATCACGGGCGCCATCATGAAGCCGTGGCCCATGAAGCCCGAGGCTTGGTAGAAATGTTCGATCGTATCGACCTCGCCCACGATGGGGTTCGCGTCGGGCGTGAGGTCGTAGCAGCCCGCCCACTGGCGCAGGACCTTCACCCGGCCGAGGAGAGGCACCGTGCGCGTGAGGGCGCGCGCGTAGAGCGCGAGGAAGCGGTGGGACGAGCCCATGTCGAGGCCCTCGGG
Protein-coding sequences here:
- a CDS encoding HEAT repeat domain-containing protein, with the translated sequence MVRTARRIYPTLRSLLLGAVFASGVTVATSAVVGCGGDENDPLTHVKKLSEPATRVPAVSRLVQFFEDAMTKDNKDRNGPNVKPLLDKIVEPMSQICANGDLDEKTQSKVVKFLSDARDARGAPCLIKTLKDYKPDSTEEDVRAAARGVGPMKAKEAAGPLFEAFSKLRHSKPKASLITRDVHDALLELAEPSWEGDCVKKIEVPIADRKDINVLKDQFYWQITCAEILGQLKSAKAVQPLIKIVLSPTKADAQATAIYALIKIGKPSIEPTVKLLQGADADLVKYAKEEFLLANKGEDGKVPEAATKQADTAHVAPSALILGSIGREEAVQPMIDAIAKADDTGKVVIARELLKLPASETSLKAVQGVYEKTSITMTIPPGVGARDQLLETMGYLFDANLVPWMVKNALDAKGEDADLEPMRAATLLTAMKLMKADQIPEVDKLFNSKINGPDGKPSTLGKGYEKEYKTATDLLKECGDKLDCYYGKLADPNSHVGDKQFVGMKSAYMVGVLGGDAARPKLVELLPKINNAAAKFISVQVIDRRSAKGDATIAGQLQKMVDEAEATKDSNKIAAVNPFKTVIYRLNARGQ
- a CDS encoding SDR family NAD(P)-dependent oxidoreductase, yielding MAELVLITGTSSGIGLSAAIECAAAGHKVVATMRDLARREALEKAAKARNVSLDIEQLDVTSANVGDKIRELVLKYGPFFALVNNAGIAIGGPFEEQSEEDVRLQLETNVLGLMATTRAILPSMRGAGRGRILNVSSTSGRVAMPCLAIYAATKHAVEGFSEALRWEVESFGIDVLVVAPGTFRTPIFFENLKRGAHVADEGPYGALIRRIEDLAIGGARRAPPPDEVGRTLARLVGAPSPPFRTIVGRDGLTMTTLRGVMPDRLFALGLRRALALSRVR